The Aquitalea magnusonii region CGCGGCACGCGTGGATGCCGCCTTGCAGGACGTGGGGCTGGAGCCGGACATCGCCACGCGCTATCCGCACCAGATTTCCGGCGGCCAGCGCCAGCGCATTGCCATCGTGCGTGCCTTGCTGCTGCAGCCGCGGCTGTTGCTGCTGGATGAACCCACCTCGGCGCTGGATATGTCGGTACAGGCGGAAATCCTCAACCTGCTGACCAGGCTGAAACAGCAACAAAACTTGTCCATGCTACTGGTCAGCCATGATGGCGATGTGATCGATCACCTGTGCGATCGTGCCGTCCACATGCAGGCCGGACGCCTTAGCGCCGAATCCAGGGGGCAAACAACATGAAGTCACAAGCCTTTGCAGCCATGCTGCGCTAAGCCTGCAACCGGGTGGAAGCAAACGACCCGCGCCCCGCCAGTGCCGATGTAGTCATCATCGGTGTGGTCGGGGTGAGTGCAGCCCTGCATCTGGCCCGGCGCGGCCTGAAAGTTGCCTTGCTGGAAAAGGGCCTGGTGGCGGCCGAGCAATCCAGCCGCAACTGGGGCTGGGTGCGCCAGCAAGGGCGCGTTCGGCGAATTGCCTGTCGCGGTAGCACGCGACCGCCAGGCTATCTTTGCGCCGCAACGCATCCCCAAGCACCAGACCCGCTGGAGCGGCTTCGACGGCAAAGTCATCTCGCTGTATGCCCGGAATACGACTGTTCGGGAAATCCAGGCCCATCCGGAAAAGAGGGATGGCACCGCAGTCTCACCCAGCCGGATCTCCTCCATCACCGATGCCGTCAGCCAAGAGGTCAAAGCCAGGCAGGCTCGCCCGCTCGATACCGCTATCAAAGTGTGGTGTGGCTAATCCAAATAACAAAAAGCCCATGTCCGCTAGGAACATGGGCTTTTTATCAACAAAACAGTAAGGAAGTCGCTGTCAGAACGGGATGTCGTCGTCCATATCGTCCAGCTTCGGTGCCGGTTTGGCTTCCATGCGACGCGGCGCGGCCGGTGTGGCGGCCGGACGGGACTGGGCAGCCGGTTCGCCGTAGGCGTAGTTGTCGTCCATGGACGAGCCGCCTTCGCGCTTGCCGCCTTGCAGGCTCAGTTCGTTCACGCGCACATCCGGCGACAGTTGTTTCTGGCCTTCCTTGTTCTGCCATTCGCGCAGGGTGAGCTGGCCGTACACGGTCACTTGCTGGCCCTTGCTCAGGAAGTTTTTCA contains the following coding sequences:
- a CDS encoding single-stranded DNA-binding protein — encoded protein: MNSITFDGRLAADAELRYTPSGEPVLSFRVASDIGFGERKTTNWFSCQVWGKRGESLKNFLSKGQQVTVYGQLTLREWQNKEGQKQLSPDVRVNELSLQGGKREGGSSMDDNYAYGEPAAQSRPAATPAAPRRMEAKPAPKLDDMDDDIPF